Genomic window (Synechococcus sp. LA31):
CCGTCAGGCTTATCGCAGCCGTTCTCCCAAGCGGCTAACCATCACCATTCCATTCACGGTCTTCAGCGCCCTAGAGCAGCGAAGCGCTGAGGAAGGGCGATCCCTCAGCAACCTGGCCGCCTTCCTGTTAGAGCAAGCGCTTCACCCACAGCCATCATCACCATCACCGTGAGACATCAGCGCCAGCCGCTGGGTTTTCGACCATGGCCCTGTTGTTGTTGCGATCGTTTCTCCCAGAGAGAGCATGTGGTGGCAGCGGCTTCAGCCGCTGTCATCGGCTTATGCCAGATCTGACACACTCCTTGCGGGCCGATGGGCGGATGAAAATGCCGACAGGTTTCACAGCTGGTCAATGCAACCTGTCAACACTCCATCCACCACTCTAGAGGCCATCTCGAAGGCTGGCTGCTGGCGCTGAATCATTCCTCAGAGGGCTTCTGAGCGTGTCGAGCGCATTCAGAATCCACTGCCGCAGTGATACAGCAATCTGGTAACAAATCTTGCGGGCCAGATGTATCGCCATAGGGTCTGCACGTGAACAGCATCACCTGCAACATCCAGGCACACGTCGATGCTCTGATCGAGCGGCTCACGGTTCACGAGAAGCTTGGCCTGATCAGCGGATCGACACCGTTTTGGCCAGGCATGGCTGCGATTGCCCTGCGTGATACACCCCATCACCACCCCTGGCCGGCTGGTGTGCTGCCGAGGCTTGGCTTGAAGGGGCTGTGGTTTGTGGATGGCCCACGCGGCGTGGTGCTCCACGGCGGCGCCACCACGTTTCCGGTGGCGATCGCTCGCGGTGCCAGTTGGGATCCAGCGCTGGAGCAGCAGATTGGCGAGGCGATTGGCCGCGAAGCACGCAGCTTCGGTGCCAACTGGGTGGCGGCGGTGTGCGTGAATCTGCTGCGCTTTCCCGGTTGGGGCCGCGCCCAAGAAACCTATGGAGAAGACCCCGTGCATGTGGGCTCCATGGGGGCAGCGATCACGCGCGGCCTGCAGCGCCACTGCGTGGCTTGCGTGAAACACCTGGCCCTCAACTCGATCGACAGCTCGCGCTTTGTGGTGGATGTGGAGATCAACCGCCGGGCCCTGCATGAGCTTTACCTGCCGCAGTTCAAGGCGTGCGTGGACGCCGGTGCCGGATCGGTGATGAGCGCCTACAACCGCGTGAATGGTGAATGGTGCGGCCAACACCACGAGCTACTGGATCAGATCCTCAAGCAGCGCTGGGGGTTTGAGGGGTTGGTAGTGAGCGATTTCATCTTCGGGATCCGCGATGGCGTGAAGGCCCTGCAAGCCGGCCAGGATCTGGAGATGCCCTTTCGCATGGTGTGGGAGAGCTGCCTGGAGCAAGCTCTTGCCGATGGCCGCGTGGCGCCGCAACGCCTGAACGACGCCGTGCGCCGCCAGCTGCAGTTGCAGCTCACGATGCCGCCAGGGGATGCGCCGAGCACCGTGCGCAACAGCCCAGCCCATCGCCGCCTGGCGCGCCAGGCGGCGACCGAATCCATCGTGCTGCTGCGCAACCAGGCCGAGGAGCTGCCCTGGCGAGACCTGCGCTCCTTAGCGGTGATCGGGCCACTGGCCCAAACGGCGAATCTCGGTGATCACGGCTCCTCCGATACCCGGCCGCAGCCAGGGCAGGTGATCACCCCCCTAGAGGGGCTGCGGCAGGCGGCACCGGATCTGCGCCTGCTCAGCAACACCAGTGACAACCCCACCAGCGCCGCTACCACCGCTGCGCAATGCGATGCGGCTCTGGTGGTGGCCGGCCTCGATTGGCGCTTGGAGGGCGAGCACATCCACCCCGGTGACATCGCACCGATCCTGGCGCTGGTGCCGCCGCCGCAGTGGCTGGTGAGACTCTTGGGCCGCAAGCGCCTCCAACCCTGGTGGCCGGCGGTGGGCCGCGCCATGGCCTGGATCACCAGCCACGCCTCGCCGCCGCCGGGGGGGAACTTCGCCAGCGGGGATCGCACTGATCTGCATCTGCCCCCCGATCAGATTGCTTTGATCGAGGCCGTCGCCGCCGCTAATCCCAACACCGTTGTGGCGCTGATGGGCGGCGGAGCGATCCTCACCCAGCCCTGGGATCAGCACGTGGCTGGGCTGCTTCTGCTCTGGTACCCCGGCCAGGAAGGCGGCCATGCCCTGGCAGATGTATTGCTTGGGCATCTGTCCCCCTCGGGGCACTTGCCCTTTGCCATGCCTGCTGATCCGGCGCATCTGCCGAACCTCGAACCGCGAGCCCTGCAGGTGCCCTACGACCTCTGGCATGGCTACCGGCGGTTGCAGCGCGACCAGCACAGCGCCGCATACCCCTTTGGCTTCGGGCTCTCCTACTGCCGCTTTGCCTGGTCTGAACTGAGCCTGAAGCAGAACCAATCGGCCGTGCAGGTGGCGCTGAAGCTGCACAACCAAGGCGCGATGCGTGCCGCTGCGGTGGTGCAGGTGTATCTCGAAGCGCCTGGGCTGCAGCTGGAGCGCCCACCGCGCACACTGGTGGCCTTCCAACGCCTGGAGCTCGCGCGTGGAGAGCAGCGCCGCCTGGAGCTGGTGATCCCCCTACGCCGGCTTGCGGTGTTTGATCCAGCTCAAGACGGCTGGGTGCTGGAGAGCGGCATGCATCGCCTGGTGGTAGCCGAGCACAGTGAGCACACGGCCCTCGCCGGCGAGCTCAGCTTGGAGGGCGGCTGGCTAGAGCGCTGAGGGCAGTCGCTCGACAGACCAGCAACTGCTGCAAACGCAGGCGGTTGTAACGCTGCAACAGCAGACAGGGCAGATTGAACACCGTGGCGAAGAGCAGGTTCAACACCACCCCCGGAGCCGGCAGCCAGAGAACAGTGAGCAGCCACAGGGGCCAAAGAGCCCAGTGCACCAATTCGGCCCTGCGGGTTTCAGCCACCAAGCGCAGCAGGGCCTGGTGATCGCGCCGCGCCAGGCTGGCCTTGGTGATGCCACCGGGCAGGGCATTGCCAGCGTCGGGGATCCAGCGCTTCCAGCGGCGAATCTGTAGGTAGCGCTGATACGCAGCCAACCGTGGGGCCAACGCGGCCGCTGAACCCGCTCCACATGCGGGGCTTAACCAGGCCAGCGGTAGCTGATTGGCGAGCGCTCCCACCAGCAGCGATCCGCCTAGCCAAAGGCCGGCAGAACTGAGCAGCGGCAGCAGGGATGCAGCGCCGACCACCGCCATCAGCGGGTGCTCACGGTGCGTCCCTTCCACTGAACCGAACCGCGCTCAAGATTCACGATCGCCAGCAGGAACACCCCCAGGAAAAACAACACCGGAATCGGAAACACCAGCGGGCTCCAGCGAAAACGTCCCACCCGCTGGGTGATCACGAGCAACTGCACGGCATAGGCCCCGTAGATCACCCCATGGCCCAGGGGATTGGGATCGCCG
Coding sequences:
- a CDS encoding beta-glucosidase, encoding MNSITCNIQAHVDALIERLTVHEKLGLISGSTPFWPGMAAIALRDTPHHHPWPAGVLPRLGLKGLWFVDGPRGVVLHGGATTFPVAIARGASWDPALEQQIGEAIGREARSFGANWVAAVCVNLLRFPGWGRAQETYGEDPVHVGSMGAAITRGLQRHCVACVKHLALNSIDSSRFVVDVEINRRALHELYLPQFKACVDAGAGSVMSAYNRVNGEWCGQHHELLDQILKQRWGFEGLVVSDFIFGIRDGVKALQAGQDLEMPFRMVWESCLEQALADGRVAPQRLNDAVRRQLQLQLTMPPGDAPSTVRNSPAHRRLARQAATESIVLLRNQAEELPWRDLRSLAVIGPLAQTANLGDHGSSDTRPQPGQVITPLEGLRQAAPDLRLLSNTSDNPTSAATTAAQCDAALVVAGLDWRLEGEHIHPGDIAPILALVPPPQWLVRLLGRKRLQPWWPAVGRAMAWITSHASPPPGGNFASGDRTDLHLPPDQIALIEAVAAANPNTVVALMGGGAILTQPWDQHVAGLLLLWYPGQEGGHALADVLLGHLSPSGHLPFAMPADPAHLPNLEPRALQVPYDLWHGYRRLQRDQHSAAYPFGFGLSYCRFAWSELSLKQNQSAVQVALKLHNQGAMRAAAVVQVYLEAPGLQLERPPRTLVAFQRLELARGEQRRLELVIPLRRLAVFDPAQDGWVLESGMHRLVVAEHSEHTALAGELSLEGGWLER